Proteins from a single region of Hydra vulgaris chromosome 12, alternate assembly HydraT2T_AEP:
- the LOC136088111 gene encoding uncharacterized protein LOC136088111, whose product MGLKWTDKLANELYRPVVKHFSKRKVIVNRIDEVWAADLVDMKSFSKFNNGIKYLLMVIDVFSKYGWIVPLKSKTGVDVANALNKIFKERKCQKMWIDKGLEFYNKHVKALDVELYSTENEEKSCIVDRWNRTMKDKMFK is encoded by the coding sequence ATGGGTCTGAAATGGACTGACAAACTTGCAAACGAACTTTATAGACCAGTTGTAAAACATTTCagtaaaagaaaagttattgtaaatagAATCGATGAAgtatgggctgctgatttagttgatATGAAATCTTTTTCCAAATTCAATAacggtataaaatacttattaatggtgATAGATgttttttcaaagtatggatggattGTTCCATTGAAAAGTAAAACTGGAGTTGATGTTGctaatgctttaaataaaatctttaaagaaaGAAAGTGTCAAAAAATGTGGATAGATAAAGGCTTAGAGTTTTATAATAAGCATGTTAAAGCGCTTGATGTTGAGTTatattcaactgaaaatgaagaaaaaagttgtATAGTTGACCGttggaatagaacaatgaaagataaaatgtttaagtAA